A single window of Streptomyces griseoviridis DNA harbors:
- a CDS encoding MarR family winged helix-turn-helix transcriptional regulator has product MSPTSPAAPDPATPDPAAPAPADPAASASDPSDSTALAVLPRLAQLSNAVTRGRLPERAAEAAGLALDRPATGVLMTLHTADRALRVGEIADRMQVVGPHVTRQVQALERRGLVRRVADPHDRRASLIEPTAEGAAAVNRYASALIGWFTDAIGHWSERDRADLGRLLGRFTDDVTARLAALEETPDPPAG; this is encoded by the coding sequence ATGAGTCCTACGTCCCCGGCCGCGCCCGACCCCGCCACGCCCGACCCCGCCGCGCCGGCCCCTGCCGACCCGGCCGCATCCGCATCCGACCCGTCCGACTCCACCGCCCTCGCCGTCCTCCCCCGGCTGGCGCAGCTGAGCAACGCCGTCACCCGGGGGCGGCTCCCGGAGCGCGCGGCCGAGGCCGCCGGGCTCGCCCTCGACCGGCCCGCGACGGGCGTGCTCATGACGCTGCACACGGCCGACCGGGCGCTGCGGGTCGGAGAGATCGCCGACCGGATGCAGGTCGTCGGCCCGCACGTCACCCGTCAGGTGCAGGCCCTCGAGCGGCGCGGCCTGGTGCGCCGGGTGGCCGATCCGCACGACCGGCGGGCCAGCCTGATCGAGCCCACCGCCGAGGGCGCCGCGGCCGTGAACCGATACGCGAGCGCCCTGATCGGCTGGTTCACGGACGCCATCGGCCACTGGTCGGAGCGGGACCGCGCCGACCTCGGCCGGCTGCTCGGCCGGTTCACCGACGACGTCACGGCCCGTCTCGCGGCCCTGGAGGAGACGCCCGACCCGCCCGCCGGGTAG
- a CDS encoding aldo/keto reductase family protein — MRYRKLGSSDLEVSEISLGSWLTYSGGIEADRTRACTEAAFDAGITFFDTANVYGRGAAESAWGEILSAHPRDSYVLATKVWGQMSDDPADRGLAPAQIARQIDASLTRLRTDHVDLYQAHRFDPEVPIEDTVEALQKVVEQGKARYLGFSEWTPEQIRAAIDFAGPELFVSSQPQYSMLWQAPEAEVFGLCADNGISQVVWSPLAQGVLTGKYRPGEPVPEGSRFASESMGVAREIVYYDAALEAVQRLVPIAEGAGLSMATLALAWVLRRGEVASAITGASRPEQVHANAAASGVELTDDVLAAVDEALGDAPVSGPKLAALAQSGVKHR, encoded by the coding sequence GCGTGCACGGAGGCCGCCTTCGACGCCGGGATCACCTTCTTCGACACCGCCAACGTCTACGGCCGGGGCGCCGCCGAGTCCGCCTGGGGCGAGATCCTCTCCGCCCACCCGCGCGACTCCTACGTGCTGGCCACCAAGGTCTGGGGCCAGATGTCCGACGATCCCGCCGACCGGGGTCTGGCACCCGCGCAGATCGCCCGGCAGATCGACGCGTCCCTGACCCGCCTGCGGACCGACCATGTCGACCTCTACCAGGCGCACCGGTTCGATCCCGAGGTGCCGATCGAGGACACCGTCGAGGCGTTGCAGAAGGTCGTGGAGCAGGGCAAGGCGCGTTATCTGGGCTTCAGCGAGTGGACGCCCGAGCAGATCAGGGCGGCGATCGACTTCGCCGGGCCCGAGCTGTTCGTCTCCTCGCAGCCGCAGTACTCCATGCTGTGGCAGGCGCCCGAGGCGGAGGTCTTCGGCCTCTGCGCGGACAACGGCATCTCGCAGGTCGTCTGGTCGCCGCTGGCGCAGGGCGTGCTGACCGGCAAGTACCGGCCGGGCGAGCCGGTCCCCGAGGGCAGCAGGTTCGCCAGCGAGTCGATGGGCGTCGCCCGCGAGATCGTCTACTACGACGCCGCTCTGGAGGCGGTCCAGCGGCTGGTGCCGATCGCCGAGGGGGCCGGGCTGAGCATGGCCACCCTGGCGCTGGCCTGGGTGCTGCGCCGGGGTGAGGTGGCGTCCGCGATCACCGGCGCCTCCCGCCCTGAGCAGGTGCACGCCAACGCGGCCGCCTCCGGGGTCGAGCTGACGGACGACGTGCTGGCCGCCGTCGACGAGGCGCTCGGCGACGCGCCGGTCTCCGGGCCGAAGCTCGCCGCCCTGGCGCAGTCGGGCGTCAAGCACCGCTGA
- a CDS encoding FAD-dependent monooxygenase: MNHSAHRTVLISGASIAGPALAYWLDRYGFEVTVVEKASAVRGGGYAVDIRGTAREAVRLMGLLPPLRAAHVDTERLTFVDAGGEVIGVVRPEDITGGEEGQDLEVRRGDLADALYGAVRDRVEFLFDDSIATLRDTGDRVDVTFEGGARRSFDLVIGADGLHSHTRGLVLGPEDPFHRYLGYTFAGFTLPNDLGLAHEGVAWNTPGRAAILYAHEPAERMHGFLTFARETPPLDAFRDPDAQRDLVAATFPERTWLIPRMVDALRAADDLFFDVVSQIHLPTWSHGRVALAGDAAHATSFLSGQGSSVSLVGAYVLAGELATHAGHTEAFAAYERIMRPFAERNQALAGPGGTFVTPRTQEMLDARNRALREGVRGDGLPGDEQHAAHRALRLPDYRHAE, from the coding sequence ATGAACCACTCCGCACACCGCACCGTCCTCATCTCGGGCGCGAGCATCGCGGGACCCGCCCTCGCCTACTGGCTCGACCGCTACGGCTTCGAGGTCACCGTCGTCGAGAAGGCGTCCGCCGTCAGGGGCGGCGGGTACGCCGTCGACATCCGGGGCACGGCCCGCGAAGCCGTCCGCCTGATGGGACTGCTCCCGCCCCTGCGCGCGGCGCACGTCGACACCGAGCGGCTCACCTTCGTGGACGCCGGCGGCGAGGTCATCGGCGTGGTCCGCCCCGAGGACATCACCGGCGGCGAGGAGGGCCAGGACCTGGAGGTGCGGCGCGGCGACCTCGCCGACGCCCTCTACGGCGCCGTCCGCGACCGCGTCGAGTTCCTCTTCGACGACTCCATCGCCACCCTGCGCGACACGGGCGACCGCGTCGACGTCACCTTCGAGGGCGGCGCCCGCCGCTCCTTCGACCTGGTCATCGGCGCCGACGGACTGCACTCGCACACCCGCGGCCTGGTCCTCGGCCCCGAGGACCCCTTCCACCGCTACCTCGGGTACACCTTCGCCGGCTTCACCCTCCCCAACGACCTCGGCCTCGCCCACGAAGGCGTCGCCTGGAACACCCCGGGCCGGGCCGCCATCCTCTACGCCCACGAGCCCGCCGAGCGGATGCACGGATTCCTCACCTTCGCCCGCGAGACCCCGCCCCTCGACGCCTTCCGCGACCCCGACGCGCAGCGCGACCTGGTCGCGGCCACCTTCCCCGAGCGCACCTGGCTGATCCCGCGCATGGTGGACGCCCTGCGCGCCGCCGACGACCTCTTCTTCGACGTCGTCAGCCAGATACACCTGCCCACCTGGTCGCACGGCCGGGTCGCGCTGGCGGGCGACGCCGCGCACGCCACCTCGTTCCTGTCGGGACAGGGTTCCAGCGTCTCCCTCGTCGGCGCCTACGTACTGGCGGGCGAACTGGCCACGCACGCCGGCCACACCGAGGCGTTCGCCGCCTACGAGCGGATCATGCGGCCCTTCGCCGAGCGCAACCAGGCCCTCGCGGGACCCGGCGGCACCTTCGTCACCCCGCGCACCCAGGAGATGCTCGACGCCCGCAACCGGGCGCTGCGCGAGGGGGTGCGCGGCGACGGACTGCCGGGCGACGAGCAGCACGCCGCCCACCGGGCCCTGCGGCTGCCCGACTACCGGCACGCCGAGTGA